The DNA region TATCGAAATTATTCCCATTCGGATCATCCCGTACTCCTCCGTAAGGCTCAGAGTGACAAGACATTGGAGGACTACTAGTCCCTGCTTCAGTCCTGCTCATTAAATCCTCCAACGAAGTACTACGAAACGACCCGCAATCAGAATACCTCTCGGAAGTATCAATCGTTGAATCCCCAAAATCAAGCGAGCTCGAAACCACAGAATCTTTAGACGAAGGAGGCGGAGGAAGAAGACTATTGGGCGACGGATACAACCCCGCACTCGCAGGGAACGACGACTgatcttttaaaaactcttgtAACGTCTCAAGAAGCTCTAATGAGATCTTCTGAATGCTAGGATACTCCGATGTTCTTCCTATACCGTTCGATTTTTAAAAATCGTAGAATCCGTTGAGCTCTTCGAACTGTTTCGAAGCTCGAACGCAAGCTTGAAACGCATGGATGCAAGATTGGTACTGCAGATGGAAGAAACTGTCTAACAGAAGCGCTAAACCGTCGGATATGTCTCTGTAGAGATCAAAACTCTCTTGCAAGACGGCGTAAAGCGACATTTTCACGAGCTTGTTCGATTTCGCGTCTCCCGTTGGCCGCGTCGCGATTGCTCTGTCTAGTAATCTCTGCCAATACGTGATTTTGTCAAGAAGCATAACCGGTTTCATATCTCGAACCGCCGGTTCGTGGGATTTAATTCCGGTTTTAGGATTAAACCGGGATTTTGAGGTGCTgatttttccggtttggtcccGGTTCGTGGACCGTCTCTGTAATTTCCCGGTGAGGAAGCAATCGAGACGCTCGTCGAGGTAGAGCGCGAACGTGCGGACGAAAGCTGTGAAATCCCAAGGGCACGAGTTGGAATCGTCGCGGAAGCTGGAGAGGTTGAGGATTTTGGCGCCGCGTTTCATGGCGTGGAGGACCTCGCGAGGGAAATAAGGATCACCGTCTTGGAAGATCCTGAGGACGAGGACTAGGGATTTGAGCGCGACGATCCAATTCCGCGTACGCCCGATACGGCGTCCGATCGCGGCGGCGCAAGAGGCGGCGTGGGATTTCTTGGAGGATATGATGCCGAGGATCTCCGAAACGAGACGATCGTCGATAGGGACTTCCTCGTCGTGGCTGGTGGCTTTCAAGATGGCTACCTCGAGAGTCGTGAGATCGCCGCCTCCGGTGGCTCCGTTAGCGACTTTGGCGAGGCTGATGCTCGTCTGATCCTTAACCGCTCCAATCGCTTTTTTCAGCTTGCTCGGCATTGTNNNNNNNNNNNNNNNNNNNNNNNNNNNNNNNNNNNNNNNNNNNNNNNNNNNNNNNNNNNNNNNNNNNNNNNNNNNNNNNNNNNNNNNNNNNNNNNNNNNNNNNNNNNNNNNNNNNNNNNNNNNNNNNNNNNNNNNNNNNNNNNNNNNNNNNNNNNNNNNNNNNNNNNNNNNNNNNNNNNNNNNNNNNNNNNNNNNNNNNNNNNNNNNNNNNNNNNNNNNNNNNNNNNNNNNNNNNNNNNNNNNNNNNNNNNNNNNNNNNNNNNNNNNNNNNNNNNNNNNNNNNNNNNNNNNNNNNNNNNNNNNNNNNNNNNNNNNNNNNNNNNNNNNNNNNNNNNNNNNNNNNNNNNNNNNNNNNNNNNNNNNNNNNNNNNNNNNNNNNNNNNNNNNNNNNNNNNNNNNNNNNNNNNNNNNNNNNNNNNNNNNNNNNNNNNNNNNNNNNNNNNNNNNNNNNNNNNNNNNNNNNNNNNNNNNNNNNNNNNNNNNNNNNNNNNNNNNNNNNNNNNNNNNNNNNNNNNNNNNNNNNNNNNNNNNNNNNNNNNNNNNNNNNNNNNNNNNNNNNNNNNNNATTTCTTAATCAACTTTGAATTAGCGATTAATCACGCAGAGTTAAAACCAaattagaataatttttttttgtttttttcaattgagggggaaaaaagaaaaattttcctcaattttttttatttttctctctctctctaagaaaaaaaaaaaaaattcaaatttttgtttgtgttctaCTAAAAATAGAGAGGGAAGGGAGAATAAAATGGCCGGAGACTCTCTGCGGACCCTTTCAAGAAGACATGACACCGTGGAGTTGTTGACTAATAGAGAGAGACTTCACACGCGATTTTGTCGCCTTggatataattaatatatgtattaattaatcttgttcttgttagaagaagcattgcatagaatttgTTGTGTTTAGACTTTAAGAGTGTGAATTTTTTTgatacatatatcatatatagaGTATGATGAAAATAACTGtttattatgttataaaattttgtgtCTAAGTGAATCGTTTAAAAGTGTAGTATGATCTCTCACAATTCAAAAGAGATGTTCTCATATCGGCCGTATAGGTTAAATTCAATGACAAGCTGTATgttacgttttttaaaaaaaaaaaaaaaattaaccaaaaaagagTGGCTAGCATCTAAATGTCCAATATAAGCTTAGGCCGAAATCAATGTTTGTTTAATATTATCACATTTTATCTTCCGTTGGAGACGTGCAAACCAATatcacatttttatattaactCAGGATCTCTAAGTTTAAAGACAGTTAAATCTCTTAAgcttctttcttcctttctgTCAATCAAATAAGATACACATATATAGCTATACTGATCACTACTTTGGCATCATATCCACTCGTCCAAACTAATGACTACTAAAAGGGTACTAACTCTACTTCAGATGTAGCCAAGTCTAATGACTACATACGGTAATTGAATTAGTCATTCTTGTTAACTATAAAATGATCATGATATCATCTTGTAAACTTATATGAAATCTTGAATTAGTCATTCttgttaactatatatatatatatatatatatatatatataatgatcatcaacttgtaaaattatatgaaatcttTATAAAGCATGTAATTTTACAAAGAAAGTTTTCACGGAGTTAGTGTAGCTACAAACTCCTTTGAGAGTGGAACAGAGAAAGGGAAAGAACAAAAGGAAGCACGGACAAGCTAAGAGAGTATAGatggtatgtatatatat from Camelina sativa cultivar DH55 chromosome 3, Cs, whole genome shotgun sequence includes:
- the LOC104762862 gene encoding LOW QUALITY PROTEIN: clathrin coat assembly protein AP180-like (The sequence of the model RefSeq protein was modified relative to this genomic sequence to represent the inferred CDS: substituted 1 base at 1 genomic stop codon); translation: MPSKLKKAIGAVKDQTSISLAKVANGATGGGDLTTLEVAILKATSHDEEVPIDDRLVSEILGIISSKKSHAASCAAAIGRRIGRTRNWIVALKSLVLVLRIFQDGDPYFPREVLHAMKRGAKILNLSSFRDDSNSCPWDFTAFVRTFALYLDERLDCFLTGKLQRRSTNRDQTGKISTSKSRFNPKTGIKSHEPAVRDMKPVMLLDKITYWQRLLDRAIATRPTGDAKSNKLVKMSLYAVLQESFDLYRDISDGLALLLDSFFHLQYQSCIHAFQACVRASKQFEELNGFYDFXKSNGIGRTSEYPSIQKISLELLETLQEFLKDQSSFPASAGLYPSPNSLLPPPPSSKDSVVSSSLDFGDSTIDTSERYSDCGSFRSTSLEDLMSRTEAGTSSPPMSCHSEPYGGVRDDPNGNNFDTVSTKSLPNNSSVSAFNLTLDLLSLDDVNNTAEANDVQDKKREDSKVETFDPWEALMLRDDPSKKTETIPEESFISEDQRDSGNWLLALEENATQVQDNNSMAIVPFGLNDPMPAFQDAMDQYNPFLEEPVAQLAAAGATGEPITTFNPLAMTEFQPEPTFQVNVPEDFEPSSTPTFKATGILPVKGDPFADPFENFGFGDTFSENGGVHEQSVLQEQQLWLQNQNKILAKHLNIYNTGCYL